The Chanos chanos chromosome 16, fChaCha1.1, whole genome shotgun sequence genome has a window encoding:
- the LOC115829808 gene encoding immune-associated nucleotide-binding protein 5-like, whose amino-acid sequence MNAVNIVLLGGRWAGKSSCGNTILNKEVFTVGEQIEACVMEKAEVAGMQVTVVDTPSWSWVSAEDSSDELKQELKRSVEMLEGGSHVLLLIHPLGSAFIKRHQIAFQEHLQLLGADVWDRSMVLFSRGDWNPKVNMEQYIDKASEELKWLMEKSSHRYHVLSNKNRNDLTQVTELLEKINQMIGRRRRRSKDFRPPAMAQEVEEASGAQEETK is encoded by the coding sequence ATGAATGCTGTCAACATTGTGCTACTGGGTGGACGCTGGGCTGGAAAAAGCTCATGTGGAAACACCATTCTGAATAAAGAGGTTTTTACCGTCGGGGAACAGATCGAGGCCTGTGTCATGGAAAAGGCTGAAGTGGCTGGGATGCAAGTCACTGTGGTGGACACACCAAGCTGGAGCTGGGTCTCAGCTGAAGATTCATCAGATGAACTAAAACAGGAGCTCAAAAGAAGTGTGGAGATGCTTGAAGGAGGTTCCCATGTCCTTCTACTCATCCATCCTTTGGGATCCGCTTTTATAAAACGACATCAGATAGCGTTCCAAGAACACCTGCAGCTTCTTGGTGCTGATGTTTGGGACCGGTCCATGGTTCTGTTTTCCAGAGGAGACTGGAACCCTAAGGTCAACATGGAGCAGTACATTGACAAAGCATCAGAGGAACTCAAATGGTTGATGGAGAAAAGTAGCCACAGATATCATGTTCTCAGTAATAAGAACAGGAATGATCTGACTCAGGTCACTGAACTACTGGAGAAGATCAATCAGATGATTGgtaggagaaggagaagaagcaAAGATTTTAGGCCCCCAGCAA